The Cucurbita pepo subsp. pepo cultivar mu-cu-16 chromosome LG08, ASM280686v2, whole genome shotgun sequence genome contains a region encoding:
- the LOC111800915 gene encoding activator of 90 kDa heat shock protein ATPase homolog, translated as MAKFGEGDKRWIVEERPDGTNVHNWHWAETDCLEWSRNFLSKLLSDLLLLDDEGGLFIKIKKVDKVDGEAYVNIRKGKIIPGYELSVTLSWEGEAKDSEGKSLQKIDGLVEIPYISDENADEDPEVRVSVKDEGPTGKKMKEAMLAKGKPIVLEKVRLYVQSMAKGGPAKDDLEAKKVEPKSNQSTPPAAAMAAAPAASKPAVVAEKKKAKKGFKTITMTEKFSCRANILFEILMDDNRWKGFTQSNAKISKEVGGEISIFDGSVTGKNLELEEGKLIVQQWRFGSWPDGIHSTVKLTLEEPEPGITIVKLIHSDVPEEDRYGNATVVENTERGWRDLIFNKIRAVFGFGI; from the exons ATGGCCAAGTTCGGCGAGGGCGACAAGCGGTGGATCGTCGAAGAACGGCCCGACGGTACCAATGTCCACAACTGGCACTGGGCGGAGACCGATTGCCTCGAATGGTCCCGCAATTTCCTCTCCAAGCTCCTCTCTGACCTCCTACTTCTCGACGACGAGGGCGGCCTTTTCATCAAGATCAAGAAGGTCGACAAGGTCGATGGAGAGGCCTATGTCAATATTCGGAAGGGGAAGATAATTCCTGGTTATGAACTCAGTGTCACTCTTTCTTGGGAAGGCGAGGCTAAGGATTCcgaaggtaaatctctgcagaAGATTGATGGGCTTGTCGAGATTCCATATATTTCCGATGAGAACGCCGATGAGGATCCTGAagttagggtttctgtgaaggacGAAGGGCCGactgggaagaaaatgaaggaggCTATGTTGGCGAAGGGGAAACCGATTGTGTTGGAGAAGGTGAGGTTGTACGTACAGAGTATGGCTAAGGGTGGGCCTGCGAAGGATGACTTAGAGGCTAAAAaggtggagccgaagagtaatcaatcgacTCCACCTGCGGCAGCGATGGCGGCTGCCCCTGCGGCATCAAAGCCAGCAGTGGTggcggagaagaagaaagccaAGAAAGGGTTCAAGACGATAACAATGACCGAGAAGTTTAGTTGTAGGGCTAACATTCTGTTTGAAATTCTCATGGATGATAATAGATGGAAAGGGTTTACTCAGAGTAATGCTAAAATTAGCAAGGAAGTGGGTGGAGAGATCAGTATATTTGATGGGTCTGTGACTGGGAAGAACTTGGAATTGGAAGAGGGAAAGTTGATTGTGCAACAATGGAGATTCGGAAGCTGGCCTGATGGCATTCATTCGACG GTGAAATTGACACTGGAGGAGCCGGAGCCTGGGATTACCATTGTGAAGTTGATACATTCGGACGTGCCGGAGGAGGACAG ATATGGGAACGCAACTGTAGTGGAGAACACGGAGAGGGGCTGGCGGGATCTTATTTTCAACAAGATCAGAGCAGTTTTTGGGTTTGGAATATGA
- the LOC111800598 gene encoding protein trichome birefringence-like: MAEATKYQPINGGNLVSDVRSLFSILKTKRTLAFAYGFMFAFVVFTAFLAFNPSATTSFSPSLSSIFSGSNSFGPNSANGGSGSRYPYFISYFLPNGSVQQSNRLIPPPVPEGNLSISSNATVQPRPQIVEKEPLRGKNRTEELVPESNPPAGNQTLDSRVSPPIETTSPTETVKNDTQSTPVSKGTESNRTESVPVKAAPPVVDDQIQGSGIKSTPLGNDSSRVEDKNVSSNYTAPLSKKQKGEMNSASGGSMNKKDWFESLKNCDFFDGEWVPDDSYPLYKPGSCPLIDEQFNCHLNGRPDKNYQKLRWKPNGCDLPRLDGGRMLDMLKGKRLVFVGDSLNRNMWESLVCILRNSVKDQSKVFEANGRQVFRGEAAYSFIFKDYNFTVEFFVSPFLVREWEVPDKNGKKKETLRLDLVGKSSVQYEGADIIIFNTGHWWTHDKTSRGKDYYQEGSHVYGELNVLEAFRKAVTTWARWVDKNINPMKSIVFFRGYSASHFSGGQWNSGGQCDSEIEPIKNKTFLRPYLPKMMILEKVLKGMKTHVTYLNITMMSDFRKDGHPSIYRKQRLTEEEKKTPLKFQDCSHWCLPGVPDAWNEMLYAELLLRQHQQERT; the protein is encoded by the exons ATGGCTGAAGCCACTAAGTACCAGCCCATCAATGGCGGAAATCTGGTTTCAGACGTCAGGAGTCTCTTCTCCATTCTCAAAACCAAGAGAACTCTGGCGTTTGCATATGGATTCATGTTCGCCTTCGTTGTTTTCACTGCCTTTTTGGCTTTCAACCCTTCTGCTACAACTtccttttctccttccttATCCAGTATTTTCAGCGGGAGTAACTCTTTTGGTCCTAATTCCGCTAATGGCGGTTCTGGATCTCGATacccttattttatttcttacttTCTCCCTAACGGTTCTGTTCAGCAGAGTAATCGACTGATCCCTCCGCCGGTGCCGGAGGGGAATCTATCTATATCTAGTAATGCGACGGTTCAGCCTCGGCCGCAGATTGTCGAGAAAGAGCCGCTGCGTGGGAAGAACCGTACGGAAGAATTGGTGCCGGAAAGTAATCCACCGGCTGGGAATCAGACTCTGGATTCCCGAGTTTCGCCTCCGATTGAAACCACCTCGCCGACGGAAACAGTTAAGAACGACACTCAATCTACGCCGGTTTCTAAAGGTACGGAGTCTAATAGAACTGAATCAGTGCCTGTGAAAGCAGCTCCTCCAGTGGTGGATGATCAGATTCAGGGTTCAGGCATTAAATCGACTCCGTTGGGCAATGACAGTTCTAGGGTGGAGGATAAAAATGTATCATCGAATTACACAGCTCCATTGTCGAAGAAGCAGAAGGGTGAGATGAATTCTGCTTCTGGTGGATCGATGAACAAGAAGGATTGGTTTGAGTCTTTGAAGAATTGTGATTTTTTCGATGGAGAGTGGGTGCCGGATGATTCTTACCCTCTTTACAAACCTGGTTCTTGTCCGCTTATTGATGAACAATTCAATTGTCATCTGAATGGCAGGCCTGATAAGAATTATCAGAAACTTAGATGGAAGCCCAATGGATGCGATCTTCCAAG GCTCGATGGAGGTCGAATGTTGGATATGTTAAAAGGGAAGCGACTAGTTTTCGTGGGCGATTCGCTGAATCGAAACATGTGGGAATCGCTTGTTTGTATTTTGAGAAACTCAGTTAAAGATCAAAGTAAGGTGTTTGAAGCTAATGGCAGACAGGTATTCAGAGGGGAAGCAGCCTACTCTTTCATATTTAAG GATTATAACTTCACCGTAGAGTTCTTTGTGTCTCCTTTCTTAGTCCGAGAATGGGAGGTGCCAGACAAGAATGGTAAGAAGAAGGAAACGTTGCGTCTCGATTTGGTCGGGAAATCGTCCGTTCAATACGAAGGAGCTGATATAATCATCTTCAACACTGGTCACTGGTGGACTCATGACAAAACTTCAAGAGG GAAAGATTATTACCAAGAAGGGAGCCATGTTTATGGAGAATTGAATGTTCTTGAGGCGTTTCGAAAGGCGGTAACGACATGGGCGAGATGGGTTGATAAGAACATAAATCCAATGAAGtccattgttttctttaggGGCTACTCTGCATCCCATTTCAG TGGAGGGCAATGGAACTCGGGTGGGCAATGCGACAGCGAGATCGAGCCAATCAAGAACAAGACGTTTCTGAGACCGTACCTGCCGAAGATGATGATACTGGAGAAGGTATTGAAAGGGATGAAAACTCACGTAACATATCTGAACATCACAATGATGTCAGATTTTCGGAAGGACGGGCACCCGTCGATCTATCGAAAGCAAAGGCTAacagaagaagagaagaaaacaccTTTGAAATTCCAGGACTGCAGCCATTGGTGTCTTCCGGGTGTTCCTGACGCATGGAATGAGATGTTATATGCAGAACTGCTACTGAGACAGCATCAGCAAGAGAGAACATAG
- the LOC111800197 gene encoding homeobox-leucine zipper protein HOX11-like: protein MELGLRLGDAPNSNNPFGVRSIPSSSSSLMALGFCVGLGHGYGYGSGSGSGSGFGRVHDEDGRDVKDDDEKTIPGSGYGLDPPVQLDLLPLAPVPRSSHQSSSTLPFSCLSHRLMPELGCTDKVLDVNRPPALAAAVEMIPVEETEDKSPNSTVTSFQMDFGVRNGGGRGRTRSKRSSDMEMETERSSSRISDDEENASARKKLRLSKEQSAFLEQSFKQHSTLNPKQKAALAKQLNLRPRQVEVWFQNRRARTKLKQTEEDCEYLKRWCETLTEENRRLQKELQELRAFKASQPFYSHLPATTLTMCPSCERVVATAPATSIATTSTTAAAPPRILI, encoded by the exons ATGGAGTTGGGTTTGAGGCTTGGTGATGCTCCCAATTCAAATAACCCATTTGGGGTTCGCTctattccttcttcttcttcttctctcatGGCTTTAGGGTTTTGTGTTGGATTGGGACATGGTTATGGTTATGGTTCTGGTTCTGGTTCGGGTTCTGGTTTCGGTCGGGTTCATGATGAGGATGGAAGAGATGTAaaggatgatgatgaaaaaACTATTCCCGGTTCTGGGTACGGTTTGGATCCGCCGGTTCAGCTGGATCTTCTTCCTTTGGCTCCGGTTCCTCGTTCTTCTCATCAATCTTCTTCAACCCTTCCATTTTCATGCCTTTCTCATCGCT TGATGCCGGAATTGGGTTGTACGGACAAAGTATTGGACGTAAACCGGCCGCCGGCGTTGGCGGCGGCCGTGGAAATGATACCGGTGGAGGAGACAGAAGACAAGTCTCCAAACAGTACGGTAACGTCTTTCCAAATGGATTTTGGGGTCAGaaatggaggaggaagaggaagaacaagaagcaaGAGATCATCAGACATGGAAATGGAGACGGAAAGATCGTCGTCAAGAATCAGCGACGATGAAGAAAACGCGTCTGCTCGGAAAAAGCTCCGACTTTCTAAAGAACAATCCGCTTTTCTTGAACAAAGCTTCAAACAACACAGCACCCTCAATCCT AAGCAGAAGGCAGCACTAGCCAAGCAGCTAAATCTCCGACCAAGACAAGTGGAAGTTTGGTTTCAAAACCGAAGAGCAAG GACAAAGTTGAAGCAGACAGAAGAGGATTGCGAGTATTTAAAGAGATGGTGTGAGACATTGACAGAAGAGAACAGAAGATTACAAAAGGAACTTCAAGAACTAAGAGCCTTCAAAGCTTCTCAGCCGTTTTACAGTCACCTCCCAGCCACCACCCTCACCATGTGCCCGTCCTGCGAGCGGGTCGTCGCCACCGCTCCCGCCACCTCCATCGCCACCAcctccaccaccgccgccgccccGCCAAGGATATTGATATGA